A part of Haemorhous mexicanus isolate bHaeMex1 chromosome 25, bHaeMex1.pri, whole genome shotgun sequence genomic DNA contains:
- the CAMK1G gene encoding calcium/calmodulin-dependent protein kinase type 1G, whose amino-acid sequence MGRKEEEGSGSWKKQTSNIRKTFIFMEALGSGAFSEVFLVKQKSTGKLFALKCIKKSPLNRDSSLENEIAVLKKIKHENIVTLEDIYESTTHFYLVMQLVSGGELFDRILERGVYTEKDASLVIHQVLTAVKYLHENGIVHRDLKPENLLYLTPEENSKIMITDFGLSKMEQNGIMSTACGTPGYVAPEVLAQKPYSKAVDCWSIGVITYILLCGYPPFYEETESKLFEKIKEGYYEFESPFWDDISESAKDFIRHLLEKNPSARFTCEEALRHPWINGNTALHRDIYPSVSAQIQKNFAKSKWRQAFNAAAVVHHMKKLHMSGHGGAEGSVPAPETSEPPRPSSPTGTPPPAAPSDDKDTTQAPSQRHPNPPKPPQPQQEMGMGEEKLPSLLEEEPLSRERSLALLDTPSPLEEGPLLGDSSLALPHTPSPPEEGPLPGDSSLALPDSHSPPGRSACGCSPSCVGHEKTKASSCSETVLLKKSSKSHHFKSEVLVPVKTSKHSSHCGTGQTGVCLIM is encoded by the exons ATGGGGcgcaaggaggaggaaggcagcgGCTCCTGGAAGAAGCAGACCAGCAACATCCGCAAAACCTTCATCTTCATGGAGGCCCTGGGCTC AGGTGCCTTCTCAGAAGTTTTCCTGGTGAAGCAGAAAAGCACTGGCAAGCTCTTTGCTCTGAAATGCATCAAGAAGTCTCCTCTcaacagggacagcagcctggAGAATGAAATAGCAGTGCTGAAAAA GATAAAGCACGAAAACATCGTGACTCTGGAGGATATTTATGAGAGCACAACCCACTTCTACCTGGTCATGCAGCT GGTGTCGGGGGGAGAGCTGTTTGACAGGATCCTGGAGCGGGGCGTGTACACCGAGAAGGACGCGAGCCTGGTGATCCACCAGGTGCTGACAGCTGTCAAATACCTGCACGAGAACGGCATCGTGCACCGGGACCTGAAG CCTGAGAACCTGCTGTACCTCACCCCCGAGGAGAACTCCAAAATCATGATCACGGATTTCGGCCTGTCGAAAATGGAGCAGAACGGGATCATGTCCACGGCCTGTGGGACCCCAGGATACGTgg cccccgAGGTGCTGGCCCAGAAGCCCTACAGCAAAGCCGTGGACTGCTGGTCCATCGGGGTCATCACCTACATCCT gctctgtgggTACCCTCCTTTCTACGAGGAAACCGAGTCCAAACTCTTTGAGAAGATCAAGGAAGGCTACTACGAGTTCGAGTCTCCGTTTTGGGACGATATCTCCGAGTCAG CCAAGGACTTCATCCGGCACCTCCTGGAGAAGAACCCGAGCGCGAGGTTCACCTGCGAGGAGGCCCTGCGGCACCCGTG GATTAATGGAAATACAGCCCTTCACCGTGACATCTACCCATCTGTCAGTGCTCAGATCCAGAAAAACTTTGCAAAGAGCAAATGGAGG CAAGCCTTCAACGCCGCGGCCGTCGTGCACCACATGAAGAAGCTGCACATGAGTGGCCACggtggggctgagggctctgtccctgccccagagacctccGAGccccccaggcccagcagccccacGGGGACCCCCCCGCCAGCAGCACCAAGTGACGACAAGGACACAACTCAGGCCCCCTCTCAGCggcacccaaacccacccaaaccccctcagccccagcaggagatgggaatgggggaggaAAAGCTGCCAAGCCTCCTGGAGGAGGAACCCCTGTccagggagaggagcctggccctgctggacacccccagccccctaGAGGAGGGACCCCTGcttggggacagcagcctggccctgccacacacccccagccccccagagGAGGGacccctgcctggggacagcagcctggccctgcctgacAGCCACAGCCCCCCGGGCAGGAGcgcctgtggctgcagcccctcctgtgtGGGCCATGAGAAGACAAAGGCCTCCTCCTGCTCCGAGACAGTGCTGCTGAAAAAGTCTTCAAAATCCCA TCATTTCAAGTCAGAGGTTCTCGTTCCAGTGAAAACCAGTAAACACTCGTCTCACTGTGGCACTGGGCAAACTGGAGTTTGTTTGATCATGTGA